One region of Halohasta litchfieldiae genomic DNA includes:
- a CDS encoding glycosyltransferase family 4 protein: MLGWGFPPNVTGGLDTWVGEVFEAFEAKDVDMQLLLPEEYAPTDREGIHSAPTGDSDIITRVGRMSDKFVELAEDADIAHTNDWFGYGPGLRAKRETDATWVSAFHSLSSDRNINPPEREVETERRVANQSDILISVSDITRQNVLDLYDADSHVVHNGFSSLETTGFNVKADLGIEGPMLFFVGRHTDQKGISHLLYAMNKVQNTDATLVLGGSGHQTDHLKMFSKLLGIEDRVKFAGYIPEEKLGDYYAAADVFISPSRAEPFGLTITEALAAGAQVVATESGVRETLPDGCLVEVTTDSNSIARGIDEALAREGPPQYEPRTWDEVADDLLAVYNTAFD; the protein is encoded by the coding sequence ATGCTTGGCTGGGGGTTTCCACCGAACGTCACCGGCGGTCTCGACACGTGGGTCGGTGAAGTGTTCGAAGCTTTCGAAGCAAAGGACGTAGATATGCAGCTCTTGCTCCCCGAGGAGTATGCTCCGACTGATCGGGAGGGTATTCATAGCGCCCCAACCGGCGACAGTGACATCATCACCCGCGTTGGTCGAATGAGCGACAAGTTCGTCGAACTCGCCGAAGACGCCGACATCGCCCACACCAACGACTGGTTCGGCTATGGGCCGGGACTCCGGGCCAAACGCGAAACCGACGCCACGTGGGTGTCGGCGTTCCACTCGCTGTCCAGTGACCGCAACATCAATCCCCCAGAACGGGAAGTCGAAACCGAACGCCGTGTCGCAAACCAGTCCGATATCCTGATTTCGGTCAGCGACATCACCCGACAGAACGTCCTCGACCTGTACGATGCTGACTCACACGTCGTCCACAATGGGTTTTCATCGCTTGAGACGACCGGCTTTAATGTGAAGGCCGATCTCGGCATCGAAGGGCCAATGCTGTTTTTCGTCGGTCGACACACCGACCAGAAGGGGATCAGTCATCTGCTGTATGCAATGAACAAGGTCCAGAATACGGATGCGACGCTTGTTCTCGGCGGCAGCGGCCACCAGACCGACCACCTGAAGATGTTTTCAAAACTGCTCGGGATCGAAGACCGCGTGAAGTTTGCGGGCTACATTCCGGAAGAAAAGCTCGGTGACTACTACGCGGCCGCTGACGTGTTCATCTCGCCGTCGCGGGCCGAGCCGTTCGGTCTCACGATCACCGAAGCACTCGCAGCGGGCGCACAGGTCGTCGCCACCGAAAGCGGTGTCCGAGAGACACTCCCAGACGGCTGTCTCGTCGAGGTGACGACCGACTCGAATTCGATTGCTCGTGGGATCGACGAAGCACTCGCCCGCGAGGGGCCGCCACAGTACGAGCCGCGAACGTGGGACGAGGTCGCCGACGACTTGCTTGCGGTCTACAACACTGCATTCGACTGA
- a CDS encoding DUF7510 family protein — translation MSDSETVDEEPEFEYTTRIEDGLTVIDVTGNHDVAFVIQSDSGERIYFPPEEMSNKSKDERDSPYQSRDSPYQSDSPYQSADSPYQPSDDPEVSTRGVSETRTGFRITHPEPASEITLFRESVAAVDA, via the coding sequence ATGAGCGATTCCGAGACGGTCGACGAGGAGCCGGAGTTCGAGTACACGACTCGCATCGAAGATGGTCTCACTGTCATCGACGTGACCGGAAACCACGATGTCGCGTTCGTCATTCAGTCTGACAGCGGCGAGCGTATCTATTTCCCGCCGGAAGAGATGTCGAACAAATCGAAAGACGAACGCGACAGTCCCTACCAGAGCCGCGATAGTCCGTATCAGTCCGACAGCCCATACCAGTCGGCCGACAGCCCGTACCAGCCAAGCGACGACCCCGAAGTGAGCACTCGCGGCGTCAGCGAAACCCGAACCGGGTTCCGTATCACCCACCCGGAGCCAGCCTCCGAAATTACGCTGTTCCGTGAATCGGTCGCTGCAGTCGACGCGTAA